The sequence aaataaacaaataaaaacatttttttttaattaaccggTATGAATCAAAGGAGTAGGTGGATCTGTAATGAAGctattacagcacagacacatagCAGAGTTCTGCCCAGCATCTGCAGCGGACGAGCCAGGGCGAGACTGTAGAGTTTATAGAGTGTATATAAGTATATTTGTAtaacaggaggaggaggaggaggagggatgaAGGTCCTACCACGTTGTCGGTCAGGGCAGTGCAGCTCATCTCCACGTCGCCATCACCGTCCTCGCCTTCCTCCTGCTGGCACGTGTCGCTCGTCCCGTCTGGAGGAACACAGAGACAGCTGGTCAGTCACACAGGGGCGTCACACCCCCACTGCACTGCTCTACGAGATGCTCCACGTTTTAATGTAAACTGATATCAGCCCCCCCCCACTGGAGCGCTAGGTATGTCTAACCTCaactttttcttaattttaattgtttaaccTTACAATCTCCTTATTCTTAGGTACTCTGTCATACAGACGATACACAGGTGTTGCTAAAATCACGTGAAAACAGATTCATTTTCTAGGTAATGGGCTGGAAATCTcgtcaggagaaaaaaaaaaattggcagGAGCAGGAGGTGCGAGCCCTTTGGGGATGCAGGGGGATTATGGTGGGATTTGCACAGGCCAGGCTATGTTTTGGTGATGCTGGTTCTGATACAGGGTCCAGGCTACAGGACGAtcagtggcccagtcagagagagaggggagatgaCTGTGCGAGGCTGAGCAGTGACCGAGGCCTGTGGGACATAGATCATCAGCTGCCCCCCCCCGCCACGTTGTTACTGGAGCTGCAGAcacactccccccaccccccagtagAACCATTTCAACATCATTTCTATCCCTGtaactcttctctctctccctgtaacTGTCCgtctctcctttcctctccctctctcaccatctcttctttcctctctctctccccctcccctggGCAGTCCAAGCACAGTTCCATCTATTTTTAACATTGTTAAAGGACTGGgcagatatttttaaaaaccgGCATCAAAATAGCTTGAGGTAACACACGTATCGCACGTGGTCAGGCGAGGTGTGCAGGAGCAGCTATGACATCACTCACAGCACATCTGTTTTTTTATCTGGTCTGGGGGATTATTAATTAGCCAAATGAAAGCAGAGTAGCAAACTCAATGCCAACTGCTCCCTGCAGTACAGATCTGTGATAAACTCACAGCATTGTTCCTCTGAGGTTTCAAAGACTTAATTAATCTGAAACAATCCCCTGCACTGCAATGCTGAGCTGAAACATCTCTGTTTGGCGCACAGTGTTTGCTCACACAGCTCTGTGCTCAGTGTTTATGGGCTTAATTTTTTCCTTAAAAAAGCGCTCCAAGTCAGCTGCACCTTCCACAGCAGGCTGGGGGAAACTGGCAGAGCTGCGGGAGGCTAGGCAGAGACAGGCTGAGCCGAGCTTCTTTCTCCAGATCCCCCCTGAATGCTTGCTTGAGCTTCAGGGTGTGGCACAAAAGAACTTCACACATTTTCCCACAACAGGGAAAATGCCTCTATACATGTTATTAAAGCATATACTTAAACACTACTGTGTCCACTAACATACCTGCTTTTATACTAGTATTTAAGCagccaacttaaaaaaaaacaaaaaaaactatgtaTGAAAATATTTTGAAGCTATGGTCCCCACTTAGTAATATAGATATGAGTATGTGTGCAttgatgtgtgtctgtgtgtgagtgtatatatttgtaagtTTGTCTATGTGAGGTGTCTTGTTCaggtgtctgtatgtgtgtgtttgttatgtgtgtgtatttaggtatctgtatttattagtgtgtgtgtctgtgtgaggtgtggcagtgtggtgcagtgtggtatAGTGTGGTGTGGTGTTGTTGGCAGTGTGGTGTGGGCTCACcctcagacagacagatggacactTCGTCGTTGCGGTCGCTGTCCTCAGTCGGCTCCGAGGTCTTGCACGTGTCACCCCCAGGGGTCAGCGCCTCTGGTGACCCCGGCTCCGGTTGGTTAGTAAAGTCTGCCGGCCCACCTTTCGGGGGTGGGATCTCAATGCCCATGAGGCGGTACTTCCTTCGACGATTGCCAATCCAGGTCTGCAGTaagatggaggaggaggagaagaaaccGTGTAAACAGTAGTTTACATTGTGCTACATTTTTCCTACTTTGTTCAGATACTCCAGCTCATTTTAACCACGACATAATGACAAAAGTATGAGATATTGTTATGAGGTTCACAAATCCGATTATGTTAAACTGTGCAGTTCAGCGGGGcatctggtttaatttaaatcacCTTATTGATTATTCTGTAGCTCAGAGGAAGATGTCCATTATACATTATACAGCTGATTAGAGCAGCAGCCTGCTCCTGGGGCTCAGACACAGGCAGTGTACCTTACCTACTGAGAGATGTGATTACAGCAGCCGAACTTCAGGCAcaagcaaattaaattaataaataaagatacaTCATCAGAATGACCTGTTCTTGTGAAACAAGCAGAACTGGAGTTGCGGACCTCCAGCTATGTGAGGGAGTATGAAGGAAGTACCAAATCTCAGCTTTGGACCCCGActgcacaaaacacacacacacacacacacacacacacacacacacagactcacacttgTTCACACTCACATGAGGCATAAGCTTTTCAGCAAATAAACCTTACAAGTAACATCAGGGTTCAGGGTGCTACTCTAATTGTGCTATATGCCTGGGGTGGGAACTCTGCCTGGCAAAATCCTTTGGTGGCTAACCTCTGTCTCCTGCATGCACATGCTGCTGCTGTAAGTGAAAAGTGTGAACCAGCAGTGCCGCCATTCCCACACTAGGGGGAGTCTGTGATAAGTGTGCATGATGCATGGTGCTGGATTCTGTGCAGCTGCTCTGTCTCTGTATTGAGAGAGCAGTACTGTGGGCTGCTGCTTCATTCAACAGCTCCACCTCAATGATCAGTGCCCACTGCCCCTCACAAACCGGACGCCAGCCGTGGCCTGCAAGGGACAGATCCGCACGGCTCAGTCTGTCCATCTGTTTCTGGATTTACTGCCCAGCTTGTCGTTACAGTCAATAAGCAAGCGGGCCAGTCCAGTCAGTGCATTTGTTCAGTGATAGAAAGTCAGCAATTGTGaaacattaaaatcaaataaaacaataataaaacaagctAAGATTTTGGCTAAGCATCTGGTTAAATCTACACTCACTCGCCAGGTTCCCCCTAGTATTTGATTCATAACTTAAAGAacaaaccaagaaaaaaaacattctgcacAACCCCAgccatattaaaatgagcagcctCAACCTCGTTTCCCCTTCTTTCCTTCCTTccattaaaaatgaatgagGTCAGCTTATGTAATGCTCTAACCCCCCCCGCCCCTTCCTCCTCCAGTCCTGCAGTCTCATTCCCTGACAGCCTCTCCCCCTGTGAGAATCCCAttctctcctctgtgtcccAGATCAATACAGCATTGACCCCCAACTCTATTTATATACAGGGTGATACAGAAAGCCTCTGCCGTCCTGGTTCCTTGTTATGCAGCAGCATTGCATCTATTTCAGGCCTACCCCCCCCTTCTCCCTCCTCCTAGCTGGAGAAGCTAGTTCTGTCTCTCTGGATTTTCaaaggtttgtttatttaataatttattaatcaAAGCACAGTGcacaaaataagcaaacaaacaataaaaaactcCAACCAATTAGACATTCTCCTCTCCCTTCTCAGATCTTCTTGCCTCTACAATTTCATCTTCCTCTTCCCTCtcttttctcttctctctcctgctctgtACTTTCCTCTCTTCTTGGCTCTACAGTGTCACCCTCTTCCCAACTTTTCTCTTCACCCGTTTCCTACTCTTCacctcttctctctcctctgctCTCCTGTTTATCATCtcttctcctcttctctgtcctttCCTGTTTCCCCCTCCTCTctgccctctctcctctcctctaccTCTCCCCTTTGTGTACCTTGATTATCTCACAGTCCACATTGAGCTCAGCAGCCACAGCTGTGATCTTCTCCCTGCAGACAGAGCCCAGACTGGTCATGCCATTATCCCAGAACTTCTTCAGTGTAGCCAGGTCTCTGTCGCTGAACTGCGTCCGGTCCTGCAACTGCAGAGAAGCAACAACaggtacattaataaataaacaataataaatataaaagcaacACTAGGTTTACAGCTATATTGTGGATTCAGAGTCACTGACTAAACTGTACACAGTAATTATTTGCAGTTTAATTTTAGCCTTTGGATTGTGCACTGTGTATAAATATCCCTGTGGACAGGGCAGCAGCCTGGCAGGGGTGCCTGCAGCACAGCAACAATAGAACTTGCCTGGGACTGCAgacttctgtctgtctgtccatctggcAGAGTACTTGGGCACAGTGCCATAGTCTACAGAGACATTGTGTGTCATACTCCACCACACAGCCAGCCCCCACATGCCAGAGAGATATTCCTGGCATGGTGGGAGTCTGAGGCTGGTGCTGTTGAATCAGAGAAGAGCACACATGACCTTTTCATAGACTTCATCTCGGGATCAAAGCTGCAAAGTACACACTgagacccccccacacacacacagctctctcCCTGACACCCCCCcgtgtgcacacacacagctctccaCCCAACCCCCCAGGAAAAATACATAGTTCCCCCCACCCATGTCTCCATGCCTCAGCAGGGCCAATATCAAAGCCCCTATGTCCCCCCCGGGGAGCTGTGGCTTGCCTCACACACAGTCCTGTGTTCCTGCTTCACAGGAACAAGCTGTAAATCAATGGCACTGCTGCTCCACAGTCAGGGGAGGACAGCACACCATTTATCATGGCCGGTGTGGCGCTGACTGCTTCATTCTCCCAGCTGCGCACTCTACCCTACGAGGAAACAGCTCTCTCTGACTGACTCAGTCCACCTGACCCTGTCCTCATGTCCCTGGGGTTCAGGTCCAGAGTGGGCAGAGAACAGCAGCTTACTCATCCTGTACTGTGCTACaatgacattatggacattttctgtgttgatcagtggcaaaaactcctgattaaatccaatctgatttcatgttgtaacacaacacacagtccaaggtgggtgaatacttttgagagctactgtacactgtaccaagttgtgttgagctgtgctgtgctctactgtgctgaGCTGTGCTACGCCGTACTGTGCTGAGCTCTGCTGTTCTCTACTGCTCTGTGCTAAGGTGAgttgagctgtgctgtgctaCGCTGTACTGTGCtgagctgtgttgtgctgtgctctaCTGACCTGtgctacactgtgctgtacaatttgcactttattttctttatccGATTATTTAGGCATAGACTGCATTAGGCATGATGTGCTCTACGGTTGTTAAGCACCTTTTTCTTCAGTGCAACCATTGGCAACCGCACAACTCTGCACTTTGTTTCTGAATGAGAGTTGTGTCCCATAAAGGCATCTCTCAAATTAATTAatagctaaataaataaataaatacatacaatacatacataaatgtgtttttcatccCTGTCCCTTGTGGCTGCATTATGGGAAGGTTCGGAAAAGAAACAAGACCGAGTAATTGAAGTGTGCTCCCAGTGTTCATTAAACCCTGTTCAGCTTCATTAACACCAGGCTGTCAATTAAGCCCAGAATCACTTCAAACGCTCATGCAACTTTCACCCCCCCTCCAGGACACCTGAGCAGGGATGGGGGATGGAGTGTAGATAGTATTCTGAATATTGACAGCACTGGTGAAATTAATCAGATCCTGCTATGCACAGCAAAAGCACCTGATTAATTTATAAGAAAGTCTTCATGCTTACTGTTTCCACTGCACCCCCAAAAACCTCTTTATCTCAGTACTGTCCTGGCTGCAACACCATGGTCATTAAGATATGGTCACTCACATGGTGACTGGAGGCTTATCTGTGGCATTACAACCAGGGATGTTTAGCCCGGGGGCAGGCAGTCCTGGCTCTTCCAACATCCAGCCCATTACAGGACTGTAGGCCAATTGGGACTTTAATTCCTTAATTGGCTTTTCATTACTTAATTGACCCTTAGTTACTTAACAGACATGGTGCATTTGGATCCCCAGCCAGCTTGCAAGCAGAGACTTCATATACAGGGCATGCAATGTTAAACTACACACCACAAACTTTAACCAATACTGAAAGGCTGCAGGAAGGGTAACCGGCAGTCCTGCTTCATGTTCACCTTTTTGCTTTGATTAGGTTTATTACAATTTCTCTATTAAATCACTCTAAAAACGTGGTCACCAAAATAATTCCTGGAAGCAGCTGGACTGCGCCAACCCAGTGCCGTGATGCCCAGGGTAAAACCTGACCCAGTTCTTTTATTTGCGAAAGGGAAAAGGCTTAATTGCAGTGCTTTCTTCTTAACGCATAATTCAGAGTCACAGCGCTTCTCCCGACACATCAAAAGAGATCAATCCAGTCAGGCGGCATTTCTCCAAGTTCACTCGATATGCAGTCTAGCCACATTTCATAGATTAATCTCATGTTTCaatctatttacattttaagcatCACATCATGTCAATAGCAGcctaatttaaaatgctttctgCGTGCATTCATTCACACAAGGCTCAGTGAATGGTCGCAGCCTCAGGGGTGgctttatacaccgatcagccataacattatgaccacctgcctaatattgtgtaggtcccccttttgccaccaaaacagccctgacccgtcaaggcatggactccactagacctctgaaggtgtgctgtggtatctggcaccaagacgtcagcagcagatcctttaagtcctgtaagttgcgaggtgaggcctccatggatcggacttgtttggccagcacatcccacagatgctcgattggattgagatcgggggaatttggaggccaagtcaacaccttgaactcgtgattcatcagaccaggccacctccttccattgctccgtggtccagttctgatgctcacgtgcccattgtaggcgctttcggcagtggacaggggtcagcatgggcaccctgactggtctgcggctacgcagccccatacgcaacaaactgcgatgcactgtgtgttctgacacctttctatcagaaccagcattaactttttcagcaatttgagctacagtagctcgtctgttggatcggaccacacgggccagccttcgctccccacgtgcatcaatcagccttggccgcccatgaccctgtcgcctgttcactgcttttccttccttggaccacttttgataggtactgaccactgcagaccgggaacaccccacaagagctgcagttttggagatgctctgacccagttgtctagccatcacaatctggcccttgtcaaagtcgctcagatccttatgcttgcccatttttcctgcttctaacacatcaactttgaggacaaaatgttcacttgctgcctaatatatcccacccactgacaggtgccatgataacgagattatcagtgttattcacttcacctgtcagtggtcataatgttatggatgaTCGGTGTAGTTACCAACAGGTGTGTCCAGTGTAGCTGCTTTAATTTAACAAACTGTCTTGTTGAAGGAGAGCAGTGTGGggagaatacattttaataataataataataataataataataataataataataatagcaaatgtgaaataaagtgaGTGTATATGAGAACGTGGTTGGAAATCATTGCTCAGCAGCGGCTCCAACCACTGTAAACCCCTACTGCTAATTGGCTATGGAAATTATCATTGACTGTTGATTgacaattcattattattatttatttcttagcagacgcccttatccaggtgtCACAATTCACTCTGGGAGGAATGATGATGAAGgaacataatattaataataataaataacaatactaaAGATCCTGCAAGAGAAAAAGACTCTGTCCATTatcacatgcagactaataataatgaatattattTTAGGATGATAATTTTGATACATTGCTAGGGTGCCACTCTTTGACACTCTAAATGCACATGTCCTAAGAGGGGGGTGCACAGTGGATGAGTGTGTGACTCTGCTGAACGATATGCTGACACTTACCGTCCTCTTCCGGGAGTTGCTGGTGATCCAGGGGACACTCAGATTTCCCGACACCTGcaaacacagcacagaggaGACAGTGTGAACCTGCATGGCACTTTGATGTATCACGGCGGCACAGGGGTAGAGGAGCGGGGGGGCATAGCTCACGCCAGCCTGAAGACCCCCCACCTCAAAACCTACAAAGAAGCAGCTGCTCTAACCCTGCCCTTTTTTTGTAACACCAATAAAATGAGACCATCGGGACACATGAGCTCACTGCATTGAGTCACTAGTGCAGGAAGCCGTATCACTGCAGAATTGATTGCCTACACTCATGTATTCAAGGGGTATTGCAGCCCAGGTCCTGGTCTAGCCCCACAGGGCAGTAAGTTTAATAGCTCACTTTACATCACCAACCTGTGGAGACTGTGAACACATTATTTATTCTTCAGTTAAACAATTCACCATTGATTACATCTCCTAATCAGTCAGTTAGACACCTGGCACCAGGCAATGGCATTGTTTTCCAGCTCTGGATTGGGCATCACTGTACTGCCAGACACTGAGTCCTTACCGAAGCCCTGTTTATGATAATTTTAGACTTCACACCATCCTTAAGATCTGTTGTCCACCCAGCCGTGGCCCAGTGGAGGTCTGACCGCGTGAGGCCATGACTGGTCGGCCCGTGAGGAAGGTCTTCATAATTACTGAAAAAACAGATTCTCAAGGCAAGCAGTACACCGTTTGAAGGATAACACCTCAGACTACAATTTATCCCACCCGTGCTTCCTCTACTTAGCAGCAGCTGGGGACAATTCCTCAATTCCGGAACTGAAACTGAAGATGCGTCACAGTTCCAGATTTGGAACTGGGATTGGAACCGCACAACATGGACTTGCCCACAGCTCTGTGTGGTGAGGTGGCAAACAGGATGATGTCACACTGACCTGGAAGCTGCCGATGCTCTGTGGTGAACCATGGTTGGGGGCAGGGCTCTGCAGCTTGCCAGGGAATCCGCTGCGAGCCGCCATGCTGCTGAAGAAGGCGGGATGGCCAGAGGGGTAGGGGGAGGAGGTAGAGGGCACCTGGTAGGCCCTGCTACCGGGGTGCAGCACTGGTGAGGAGTCTGAGGACAGTGGGGAGGAGGTGGGGGCAGCGGTGTTTCCCACAGGTGCCCCCCCGCACCCACGGCCTGATCCCAGCCCCCCAGGACTGTCCCTCTGTCGTAACGCGCCGGGCTCAGAGCTGCTGCTGCCTGCCCTGCTACCTCCACTGCTGCCCCTTGCAGAACAGATCTGCATCTGAGCCCCCATGTTGGCCAGTTCCTCCTCACGGGCATACTCGTCGTCCGCGTCGCCTGTCTCCATGGCGATAGAGAAGCAACTCATGCTGTCTGGCAACTGTGTCCGGCTGTGCCCCCCCCCCTGCTTCCCCACCTGCCCCCCGCACAGATGCCCCTGCTTCCCCACTGGCTTCTGCTGCCCCTCCTCAGGTGCCAGCGTGAACACCTGCTGGATCCGGACCCCGGACTGGGGCTCTCGCGGCCGGGCCGGCAGGCTGGAGTGGGAGGTGGGGGGCGGTGGTTGCTGCTGAGACTCCCCAGGGAAgggccactgctgctgctggtgcggctgtggctgaggggggtactGCCTGGCCCAGGTCCTGGGGGGCCCAGCCGGCTCTCCCGATGGGGGGAAGGACTTCTTGACATGGCAGTAAACTGGGCTGAGCTGTGTCGGTGTCTTTCTTGGGGGGGGCGCCGCCGCCTTGCTGTAAACGGGGGAGGTGGCGTTCCTCAGAGGAGTGTGAGTGGGTCCCTGCGCCACCTGCGTGTCTGCCTCTGTGCGCTGTGAGGGCTTGGGGGCGGTCTTGGCGAGCTCGGCACGGCTAGAGGACTGCGCCAGCGTGTACACCCCCGTCACAATCACAtcgctgctgctgttgttgttgttgttgctgctgccgccaccgccgccgccgccactgctgctgcagggggagcaggaggaagagggggagcaggaggaggaggaggaggtgggagGCAGAAGGTGAGCGGACAGCACCCCTCGTGGGACGCTGGACACACCTCGCACTGCCACCATCTCTGCCCCCGCCCCCatgcccccgccccccccg is a genomic window of Amia ocellicauda isolate fAmiCal2 chromosome 10, fAmiCal2.hap1, whole genome shotgun sequence containing:
- the hdx gene encoding highly divergent homeobox, which encodes MNLRSVFTAEQQRILQRYYDNGMTNQSKSCFQLILQCAQEAKLDFSVVRTWVGNKRRKLTSKTEQNGVANHSLVGGGGGGGGMGAGAEMVAVRGVSSVPRGVLSAHLLPPTSSSSSCSPSSSCSPCSSSGGGGGGGSSNNNNNSSSDVIVTGVYTLAQSSSRAELAKTAPKPSQRTEADTQVAQGPTHTPLRNATSPVYSKAAAPPPRKTPTQLSPVYCHVKKSFPPSGEPAGPPRTWARQYPPQPQPHQQQQWPFPGESQQQPPPPTSHSSLPARPREPQSGVRIQQVFTLAPEEGQQKPVGKQGHLCGGQVGKQGGGHSRTQLPDSMSCFSIAMETGDADDEYAREEELANMGAQMQICSARGSSGGSRAGSSSSEPGALRQRDSPGGLGSGRGCGGAPVGNTAAPTSSPLSSDSSPVLHPGSRAYQVPSTSSPYPSGHPAFFSSMAARSGFPGKLQSPAPNHGSPQSIGSFQVSGNLSVPWITSNSRKRTLQDRTQFSDRDLATLKKFWDNGMTSLGSVCREKITAVAAELNVDCEIIKTWIGNRRRKYRLMGIEIPPPKGGPADFTNQPEPGSPEALTPGGDTCKTSEPTEDSDRNDEVSICLSEDGTSDTCQQEEGEDGDGDVEMSCTALTDNVKIEIIDDEEDEDEDEDDASGSDVEQMQSFLEYKNEEVRYLESELENQKQKYYKLQTFTRNLLAAVKTNNTEKQQELLSSLPHEVEDNWDFSPGQAEPSTALPMIQGYSSVSEEKVDPGTL